In Synergistetes bacterium HGW-Synergistetes-1, one genomic interval encodes:
- a CDS encoding FAD-dependent oxidoreductase: protein MMDFPKTADVVIIGGGVVGTATAYYLAKSGRKNVVLIEKNTVCSGSTGRCGAGIRAQWGLELNCRMALACLDTFEQLDEELGLPTGLNQGGYLLVAYKDKEWAQFKKNVELQHSLGIKTEIFTDVKRAQEICPGVAVDDALGFTFYQRDGHADPFLTTFAFQEAAKRHGAKFYKFTEVKGLKVESGNIKAVETSRGTIECGQVINCAGSWAQDIAKMAGIKLPNWAERHEILITEPVDPGVCPPMLMSFSGNYYIQQRPHGSIIAGESPAHEPLLGYTSTAHSVASIAKTLIKLLPRAKDIRVVRQWAGYYDMTPDAAPILGETDVKGFWHATGFSGHGFMLGPVAGQIMTALLNGDKPPIDPTIMDYRRFERGERIVEPNVV, encoded by the coding sequence ATGATGGATTTTCCGAAAACAGCTGATGTAGTAATAATTGGCGGAGGAGTAGTCGGAACAGCTACTGCATATTACCTTGCAAAATCAGGAAGAAAGAACGTTGTCCTGATAGAGAAAAACACCGTATGCTCAGGTTCAACGGGCCGCTGCGGAGCCGGTATACGTGCACAGTGGGGACTTGAACTCAACTGCCGTATGGCCCTCGCATGCCTCGACACATTCGAGCAGCTTGATGAAGAGCTTGGACTGCCCACAGGCCTCAACCAGGGCGGATACCTTCTTGTCGCATACAAAGATAAAGAATGGGCACAGTTCAAGAAGAACGTGGAGCTTCAGCACAGCCTCGGGATCAAAACTGAAATATTCACTGATGTTAAAAGAGCACAGGAGATTTGTCCCGGCGTAGCGGTAGACGACGCACTGGGATTCACCTTCTATCAGAGAGACGGACATGCAGACCCGTTCCTGACCACATTCGCCTTTCAGGAAGCGGCAAAGCGCCACGGAGCAAAATTTTACAAATTTACTGAAGTTAAGGGCCTTAAAGTCGAATCCGGAAATATCAAAGCAGTAGAGACGAGCCGCGGCACCATCGAATGCGGACAGGTCATCAACTGTGCAGGCTCATGGGCACAGGACATCGCCAAGATGGCGGGCATCAAGCTCCCCAACTGGGCAGAGCGTCACGAGATCCTCATCACAGAGCCCGTAGATCCCGGCGTGTGCCCTCCAATGCTGATGAGCTTCAGCGGCAACTATTACATCCAGCAGCGTCCCCACGGATCGATCATTGCAGGCGAAAGCCCCGCACATGAACCCCTGCTCGGATACACCTCAACGGCTCACTCAGTTGCAAGCATCGCAAAGACTCTGATCAAGTTGCTTCCCAGAGCGAAGGACATCCGTGTAGTACGCCAGTGGGCGGGATATTACGACATGACCCCCGACGCGGCTCCTATCCTTGGAGAGACCGACGTCAAAGGTTTCTGGCATGCGACAGGCTTCTCGGGACACGGTTTCATGCTTGGCCCTGTGGCCGGCCAGATAATGACAGCTCTTCTCAACGGCGACAAACCGCCGATCGACCCAACGATAATGGATTACCGCAGATTCGAACGCGGAGAACGCATAGTAGAACCGAACGTAGTCTAA